Genomic window (Thermocrinis jamiesonii):
AGGATCCACCGCATCCACCTTTTCAAAGATCTCAAGAAGGTTTAAACTGCCAAACAGATAAAAGACTGCGAAAATGCCAAAAAGGTAAAGCCAGTCTCCTATTCTGTTCATTACAAAGGCTTCAAAGGCTGAGTTTGTAGCGTATTTTTGCTGATGGAAGTATCCGATAAGAAGATAAGAAGCAAGGCCCACACCTTCCCAACCAAAGAACATACCAAGGAGGTTGTCCGAAAGGACGATCATGAGCATAGAAAAGAGGAAAAAGGACAGGTATGCGTAGAACTTGTAGGTCCATTGACCAAAGAGGTTTTGCATGTATCCGATGGAGTAGATGAAGATCAGCGTAGCTATCAAGCACACTAGGGAGGCGGTTAAAGAGGACAGTGGGTCAAAGTAAAGTCCAAGCCTTAGGGTGTAGTTTCCGAGTGAGATAAACTCATAAAGTGACACTGAGAATGGAGAAGAGAGAGCTTTTATTGATGCTGGTATGGAGAGCAAAAAGGCAAAAAAGGATCCAAGAACTGTGATGATGGCAGAAGGTAAATCCCCTAACTTCCTTCCAAATAAACCTACTATTAAGAAAGACAGCAGTGGTAGCAAAACTATAAGGACTGCTTCCATCCTAATCCCTCAGTTGGGTGATTTCAGAAGAAC
Coding sequences:
- a CDS encoding proton-conducting transporter membrane subunit, with protein sequence MEAVLIVLLPLLSFLIVGLFGRKLGDLPSAIITVLGSFFAFLLSIPASIKALSSPFSVSLYEFISLGNYTLRLGLYFDPLSSLTASLVCLIATLIFIYSIGYMQNLFGQWTYKFYAYLSFFLFSMLMIVLSDNLLGMFFGWEGVGLASYLLIGYFHQQKYATNSAFEAFVMNRIGDWLYLFGIFAVFYLFGSLNLLEIFEKVDAVDP